The sequence CGGTGGCTCTCGTCAGGGCGAGCCCCAGTAGCCCGCGCGCGATTGCGGGCGGCACAGCGGAACCGGATGCACCTTCGCCGCGAGCCGAATCGCGGAGCGGGGCCGCACAGCGGCCTTCTGCGGCTCGGAGCAATGGAACCCGGACCGCCGCCGCCCCGCTCTCCGCGCGGCGGAGCGGAACCGTGCCAGCCCCGCGGCGCGACGAAGTTACTCCTGCCCCCCGGTATCCGGTATCGGTATTGGCCGAGACCTCCCGTCGCCGTATCGAGAACGAACTGTCTCAGATCCGCGAGTATCTGCAGCAGCCGGAGTCCGTGGACCCCGCCACGGACTACCGGGTGCGCGCCGATAACCGGCGCCATTGGGAGAAGCGCTGTGCACAGCTCAAGGAGCGCGCGGCCTTCCTGGAGACCTTCCTCAAGGCAGTGCCCTCCACTCATCGCCCGACTGGTGGAAAGATGGTCGCACCTGGTCGTCTGATCGGCGTGACCTTCGGCGGATCCAAGGACGTCGAGGAGTACGAGATCACTTCTCAGAACCCCGCAACGGTGGAGGGTGAGGTGCTCAGCCCGTCTTCGCCCCTCGCCGCTGCCCTGCTGTGGCGCATGGCCGACTCCACAGTCGAGTACGAAGACGGATCAGGGAAGCGGCGGACCGCCAAAATCCGACACGTTCGTGACTGAAGGAAACGCCAGACGATCGAAGTAGCGGCCGTGCTGGGGAGGCCGGCAATCAGGGCGAGGCTGCGGGCGGCTTGGTCCAGGAGGAAGTCTCCGCATCTGGTTGTCGAGTACGCGGCTGAACAGCCCCTGGCCGCTATCGAGCGTTCTTCAGCCCAGGCGTTCCTTCGGATAGGGCGCCAAGTACTCGTGCGAATAGGTGAGGGAGGCTTCGCCGGTCCGCGTCGTCGATGCGCGGTAGCGTCGCAGGGGATACCCCATCGGGGAATCGCCGGGGATACCCCATCGGAGAATGGAGCGACCACCGGATGCCGCACAGGACTGATGTCGCCGACAGGCGCGGCCTGATCCTCGACTTCGCCGGGGTGCTTACCGCCAGCCCGATCGATGTCCACCGCGCTTGGTGCGTGTCGGAAGGGCTGGCTCCGGGCGCGTGGCGCAGGACTCTCAACGATCACCCTGACGGCCGGCGTCTATACGCGGCTCTGGAGATCGGGGAGATCGGGCAGGCCGAGTGGAACGAGGGCACGGCCCCGCTGTTGGGCGCGCATGTGGATCCGGTGAACCTGATGGGGCGGGCCTGGGTCCGGGTGTCCGCGGCCCGCCGGATGGTCGCGTTCGCGCGTGCCGCGCGTGCCGCCGGTCACCGGCTTGCCCTGCTGTCCAACAGCTTCGGGCTCGACCCGTTCAACCCGTACGAACACGTCGGCATCTGGGACATGTTCGATGTGCACGTCGTC is a genomic window of Streptomyces sp. YPW6 containing:
- a CDS encoding HAD-IA family hydrolase, with translation MPHRTDVADRRGLILDFAGVLTASPIDVHRAWCVSEGLAPGAWRRTLNDHPDGRRLYAALEIGEIGQAEWNEGTAPLLGAHVDPVNLMGRAWVRVSAARRMVAFARAARAAGHRLALLSNSFGLDPFNPYEHVGIWDMFDVHVVSGLVGMAKPDPAIYELVLERIGLPAEQCVFVDDHAVNLPPAADLGIATVHVTDEDEAVAELEALLCVTAVLAA